The Fontisubflavum oceani genomic interval ATCAGGGAGGCCGATATGTCCTGGCTACCAAGCTTGCTCACCGAAACCCCAGAGAAGGGCTATGATCTGGCGATCATGCTCTCGCGAATGGCGGTCAAGAAGACCCAGCCCGATGATGCCGCGCGTCAGCGGATGCGGCCGGATTACGCCAATAACGCAGATAGTCTGACGGCGGCGTCACATGTCGTGGCGACCAACTTCCAAACCGTCGCGGCGGCCAACAATTATTGGCGCCCATAGACGGGATCACCGCAACTTCCGGCAGGTCACTGCGTTGG includes:
- a CDS encoding hexameric tyrosine-coordinated heme protein, producing MSWLPSLLTETPEKGYDLAIMLSRMAVKKTQPDDAARQRMRPDYANNADSLTAASHVVATNFQTVAAANNYWRP